The DNA region CCGTACCCTCCCCCGGGGCGGACTCGACCGCGAAGGTGCCGCCGAGCGCCCTGGCCCGGGCCCGCATCGACGGCAGCCCGAACCCGCCGCCCCCTGCCGCACCCGCACCCGTCCCCGAAGCCGTACCCGCGTCCGGGCCCGAGCCCGGGCCCGGACCCACGCCCGGGCCCGCTCTCGTGCCCACCGCCGCCGGGTCGAAGCCCGCCCCGTCGTCCACCAGGTCCAGCGCGACCTCCCCCGCCATGAAGCTGAGCGTCATCTCCGCACGGCCGGCCCCCGCGTGCTGCACCGCGTTGCCGAGCGCCGACTGCGCGATCCGCAGCAGCGCCACCTCGTGCGGCACGGGCAGCCGGACCCTCTCCCCGGAGACGTGCAGCCGCACCGGCAGCCCGCTGTGCGCCGTGGTCGTGGCGCAGAGCCGCTCCAGGGCGTCGGGCAGCGAGCCGCTCTCCAGGTCGGCCGGGGTTAGCCCGCGGACGAAGCGGCGCGCCTCGGCGAGGTTGTCCTGGGCGGCCTGCCGGGCCTGTTCGACGTACTCCGCGGCGGGCCCGGTCCGCTCGGGCAGGGCCCGCTGCGCGGCCCGGAGCAGCAGCTGGATGCTGGAGAGGCTCTGCGCGAGGGTGTCGTGGATCTCCCGGGCGAGCCGTTCGCGTTCCGCGAGGACGCCGGCCGCGTGGTGGGCGGCGGCGAGGTCGGCGCGGGCGGCGGTCAGCTCGTCGATGAGGCGGCGCCGTTCCTCGCTCTCCCGGTAGAGCGCCTGGTAGCCGAGGACGGTCGCGGTGGCGACGGCGGCCCCCAGCAGCGGCCCGATCGCGGCCGCGACGCTGGCGGCGTGCTGGTGCGCCGAGTAGGCGGTGATGGCGGCGACCGCGGTGAGCAGCACCGCGGCCGGCCCGGCCCGGCGGCCGAGCAGGTGGAGTTGGAGGAAGTACAGCGGGAAGGCCAGCCAGACCCCGTCCGGGGTGGCGACGAGCACGCCCGCCCAGGTGAGGCCGAGCAGCGCCAGCCAGAGCCCGGCGGCCCGGCGGGAGCGGCCGACGGCGCCGATCAGCGGTCCGGCCGCGTAGACGGCGGCCATCGCGGTCGCCGCCGCGGCGACGGCCGCGAGGTCGGCGCCCCGGCCGGCGGCGGCCCGCGCGACGGCGAGCGCGAGCAGTCCCGCCACCAGCAGGTGCAGACAGGCCCGGAGTGCTCGGGCGACGGGGGTGGTTCGTGGTCGTTCGGTCGCCATCCGTCCAGGGTAGGGTCCGCGGCGCCGTCGGGCATCAATCAAAAGGTTGAACTCCGCTTCGGCCCTTCGATGCGGAGGATCCAATCCCCGGTGCGATGCCCGGGCACCCCCGTCTCGACCACTCTGGTCAGTGTCGGAAGCCGCGTCGGGAAGCATCGGGAAGTAGGGCCGAAGGTGTTCGTCGCCTGGAGGGACCTGGGGTTCGCCAAGGGGCGGTTCGCCCTGATGGGAACCGTCATCGTACTGATCACCGTGCTGGTCGGCCTGTTGTCGGGCCTGACCGCCGGGCTGGGCCGGCAGAACACCTCGGCGATCACCGGGCTGCCCGCCGACCACCTGGCCTTCGCCAGGCCGGCCGACGGGCAGAAGCTGTCGTTCACCGACTCCCAGCTGTCCGCCGAGCAGTGGCAGGGCTGGGCCCGGACCCCGGGCGTCGCCTCCGCGGAGCCGCTCGGCATCACCACCACCAAGGCGGCGGCCGGGGCGCGCACCGCGGCGCTCTCCGTGTTCGGCGTGCCGGACGGTTCGGCGCTGGCACCGCAGGGCGCGCTGCTCGGCCCCGGCCGGGCGGTGCTGTCGCAGACCGCGGCGGAGGACCTCGGCGGACTGCGCCCGGGTGACGCGTTCACCCTCGCGGGGCGACCGCTGACGGTCGCGGCGGTGGCGGGCGACGCCTCGTACAGCCACACCCCGGTCGTCTGGGCGAGCCTCGCCGACTGGCAGCAGGCCGCCCCGGGCGGCGCCGGCC from Kitasatospora sp. NBC_00458 includes:
- a CDS encoding sensor histidine kinase, whose translation is MATERPRTTPVARALRACLHLLVAGLLALAVARAAAGRGADLAAVAAAATAMAAVYAAGPLIGAVGRSRRAAGLWLALLGLTWAGVLVATPDGVWLAFPLYFLQLHLLGRRAGPAAVLLTAVAAITAYSAHQHAASVAAAIGPLLGAAVATATVLGYQALYRESEERRRLIDELTAARADLAAAHHAAGVLAERERLAREIHDTLAQSLSSIQLLLRAAQRALPERTGPAAEYVEQARQAAQDNLAEARRFVRGLTPADLESGSLPDALERLCATTTAHSGLPVRLHVSGERVRLPVPHEVALLRIAQSALGNAVQHAGAGRAEMTLSFMAGEVALDLVDDGAGFDPAAVGTRAGPGVGPGPGSGPDAGTASGTGAGAAGGGGFGLPSMRARARALGGTFAVESAPGEGTALAVLLPVPAATTEEPA
- a CDS encoding ABC transporter permease; translation: MFVAWRDLGFAKGRFALMGTVIVLITVLVGLLSGLTAGLGRQNTSAITGLPADHLAFARPADGQKLSFTDSQLSAEQWQGWARTPGVASAEPLGITTTKAAAGARTAALSVFGVPDGSALAPQGALLGPGRAVLSQTAAEDLGGLRPGDAFTLAGRPLTVAAVAGDASYSHTPVVWASLADWQQAAPGGAGHSTVIALTTAPGADLAAADALLGTETRSRADALSAIGSYTSENGSLQLMRGFLFAISALVIGAFFTVWTIQRSGDIAVLKALGASTRYLLRDALGQAVVLLVLGTAAGTAIAAGLGALIGPAVPFVLDAPTVLVPAAVMIALGAVGAALSVRRITAVDPLTALGSAR